The Vidua macroura isolate BioBank_ID:100142 chromosome 4, ASM2450914v1, whole genome shotgun sequence genome window below encodes:
- the ADD1 gene encoding alpha-adducin isoform X3, giving the protein MNGDSGVGVVTSPPPTTAPHKERYFDRVDENNPEYLRERNMAPDLRQDFNMMEQKKRVSMILQSPAFCEELESMIQEQFKKGKNPTGLLALQQIADFMTAHVPNVYPAAPQGGMAALNMSLGMVTPVNDLRGSDSIAYEKGEKLLRCKLAAFYRLADLFGWSQLIYNHITARVNSEQEHFLIVPFGLLYSEVTASSLVKINIQGDVVDRGSTNLGVNQAGFTLHSAIYAARPDVKCIVHIHTPAGAAVSAMKCGLLPISPEALSLGEVAYHDYHGILVDDEEKVVIQKNLGPKSKVLILRNHGLVSVGETVEEAFYYIHNLVLACEIQVRTLASAGGPDNLVLLDPGKYKAKSRSPESPAGEGTVSHPKWQIGEQEFEALMRMLDNLGYRTGYPYRCPALREKSKKYSDVEIPASVTGYSFTSDGESGISSPLRHSFQKQQREKTRWLNSGRGDDASEEGQNGSSPKSKTKVWTNITHDHVKPLLQSLSSGVCVPSCITNCLWTKEDGHRTATSAVPNLFVPLNTNPKEVQEMRNKIREQNLQDIKTAGPQSQVLSGVVVDRSLVQGELVTASKAIIEKEYQPKVIVSTTGPNPFNKLTDRELEEYRKEVERKQKGPEEPSEDGRPQKEKSPPDPSSARTPPSTPIKIEEETRQDQTYRDDSDAATFKQTLPDLTPDEPSEALSFPPLGKEEGRCDHDVPKSQTEPPAVENKEPQSQPTEEPATPTAEEGTAADAGSDESPGKSPSKKKKKFRTPSFLKKSKKKSDS; this is encoded by the exons GCCTTCTGTGAAGAATTGGAATCCATGATCCAGGAACAGTTTAAGAAGGGGAAGAACCCAACAGGTTTATTGGCTTTGCAGCAGATTGCGGATTTCATGACAGCGCACGTACCAAATGTCTACCCTGCAGCACCTCAAGGCGGAATGGCTGCGTTAAACATGA GTCTTGGCATGGTAACACCAGTAAATGATCTAAGAGGGTCCGATTCCATTGCTTATGAAAAAGGGGAGAAGTTGTTACGATGCAAATTGGCAGCTTTCTACAGATTAGCAGATCTCTTTGGCTGGTCTCAGCTTATTTACAATCATATAACA GCCAGAGTAAACTCTGAGCAAGAGCATTTCCTTATTGTACCTTTTGGACTCCTCTACAGTGAAGTCACTGCATCTAGTCTG GTTAAAATCAATATTCAGGGAGACGTGGTTGATCGTGGAAGCACTAACTTGGGAGTAAACCAAGCTGGTTTTACGTTGCACTCAGCAATTTATGCAGCTCGACCTGATGTCAAATGCATTGTCCATATCCACacaccagcaggagcagcg GTTTCTGCAATGAAGTGTGGTCTCTTGCCAATTTCACCTGAAGCACTTTCTCTAGGGGAAGTAGCATATCATGACTACCATGGTATTTTAGTGGATGATGAAGAAAAGGTGGTTATTCAGAAAAATTTGGGGCCTAAAAGCAAG GTCCTTATTCTCAGAAACCATGGCTTAGTATCAGTTGGAGAGACTGTTGAGGAGGCTTTCTACTATATTCATAACCTAGTGCTTGCCTGTGAGATACAA GTACGTACCCTGGCCAGTGCAGGTGGCCCTGACAACTTAGTGCTTCTTGATCCTGGCAAGTATAAAGCCAAGTCTCGTTCCCCTGAGTCCCCAGCAGGTGAGGGTACTGTATCCCATCCCAAATGGCAGATTGGTGAACAGGAATTCGAAGCTCTTATGCGAATGCTGGATAATCTG GGTTACAGAACCGGCTACCCATATAGATGCCCTGCTCTGAGAGAGAAATCTAAAAAGTACAGCGATGTTGAGATTCCAGCTAGTGTCACAGGTTACTCCTTTACTAGTGATGGTGAATCAGGCATTTCCTCCCCCCTCAGACACAGTTTTCAGAAACAGCAGCGAGAGAAGACAAGGTGGCTGAACTCTGGCCGAGGGGATGATGCTTCTGAAGAAGGGCAGAATGGCAGCAGTCCCAAGTCGAAGACTAAGGTGTGGACGAACATTACACACGATCACGTGAAACCCTTGCTGCAGTCTCTCTCGTCCGGTGTCTGCGTGCCAAGCTGTATTACCAACTGCTTG TGGACTAAAGAGGATGGACATAGAACTGCCACCTCTGCTGTCCCTAATCTGTTTGTTCCATTGAACACCAATCCAAAGGAGGTCCAAGAAATGAGGAACAAG ATCCGAGAACAAAATTTGCAGGATATTAAAACAGCAGGCCCTCAGTCACAGGTTCTTTCTGGGGTAGTTGTGGACAGGAGCCTTGTACAG GGAGAACTGGTGACTGCATCAAAGGCAATAATTGAGAAAGAATATCAACCAAAAGTCATAGTGAGCACAACAGGACCAAATCCCTTCAATAAACTCACTGATCGAGAACTGGAAGAATATCGCAAAGAAgtagaaagaaagcagaagggaCCAGAAG AGCCTTCAGAAGATGGCAGgccacagaaagagaaaagcccCCCTGACCCCAGTTCAGCTCGCACTCCTCCCAGCACGCCGATTAAAATAGAGGAAG AGACACGGCAGGACCAGACCTACAGAGATGACAGTGATGCTGCAACCTTCAAGCAAACCCTCCCAGATCTCACCCCTGATGAGCCTTCGGAAGCACTCAGCTTCCCTCCCttaggaaaggaggaagggagatgTGATCATGATGTGCCCAAAAGCCAAACGGAACCACCTgcagtggaaaataaagaaCCCCAGTCCCAACCCACTGAAGAGCCAGCAACACCAACAGctgaggaggggacagcagctgaTGCAGGTAGTGATGAATCTCCAGGGAAGTCCCcgtcaaaaaagaaaaagaagttccgcactccttccttcctgaagaagagcaaaaagaaGAGTGACTCCTAA
- the ADD1 gene encoding alpha-adducin isoform X2 — translation MNGDSGVGVVTSPPPTTAPHKERYFDRVDENNPEYLRERNMAPDLRQDFNMMEQKKRVSMILQSPAFCEELESMIQEQFKKGKNPTGLLALQQIADFMTAHVPNVYPAAPQGGMAALNMSLGMVTPVNDLRGSDSIAYEKGEKLLRCKLAAFYRLADLFGWSQLIYNHITARVNSEQEHFLIVPFGLLYSEVTASSLVKINIQGDVVDRGSTNLGVNQAGFTLHSAIYAARPDVKCIVHIHTPAGAAVSAMKCGLLPISPEALSLGEVAYHDYHGILVDDEEKVVIQKNLGPKSKVLILRNHGLVSVGETVEEAFYYIHNLVLACEIQVRTLASAGGPDNLVLLDPGKYKAKSRSPESPAGEGTVSHPKWQIGEQEFEALMRMLDNLGYRTGYPYRCPALREKSKKYSDVEIPASVTGYSFTSDGESGISSPLRHSFQKQQREKTRWLNSGRGDDASEEGQNGSSPKSKTKVWTNITHDHVKPLLQSLSSGVCVPSCITNCLWTKEDGHRTATSAVPNLFVPLNTNPKEVQEMRNKIREQNLQDIKTAGPQSQVLSGVVVDRSLVQDAPLSDCTESIEGLDLTEQAFSPAKSLSVRKGELVTASKAIIEKEYQPKVIVSTTGPNPFNKLTDRELEEYRKEVERKQKGPEEPSEDGRPQKEKSPPDPSSARTPPSTPIKIEEETRQDQTYRDDSDAATFKQTLPDLTPDEPSEALSFPPLGKEEGRCDHDVPKSQTEPPAVENKEPQSQPTEEPATPTAEEGTAADAGSDESPGKSPSKKKKKFRTPSFLKKSKKKSDS, via the exons GCCTTCTGTGAAGAATTGGAATCCATGATCCAGGAACAGTTTAAGAAGGGGAAGAACCCAACAGGTTTATTGGCTTTGCAGCAGATTGCGGATTTCATGACAGCGCACGTACCAAATGTCTACCCTGCAGCACCTCAAGGCGGAATGGCTGCGTTAAACATGA GTCTTGGCATGGTAACACCAGTAAATGATCTAAGAGGGTCCGATTCCATTGCTTATGAAAAAGGGGAGAAGTTGTTACGATGCAAATTGGCAGCTTTCTACAGATTAGCAGATCTCTTTGGCTGGTCTCAGCTTATTTACAATCATATAACA GCCAGAGTAAACTCTGAGCAAGAGCATTTCCTTATTGTACCTTTTGGACTCCTCTACAGTGAAGTCACTGCATCTAGTCTG GTTAAAATCAATATTCAGGGAGACGTGGTTGATCGTGGAAGCACTAACTTGGGAGTAAACCAAGCTGGTTTTACGTTGCACTCAGCAATTTATGCAGCTCGACCTGATGTCAAATGCATTGTCCATATCCACacaccagcaggagcagcg GTTTCTGCAATGAAGTGTGGTCTCTTGCCAATTTCACCTGAAGCACTTTCTCTAGGGGAAGTAGCATATCATGACTACCATGGTATTTTAGTGGATGATGAAGAAAAGGTGGTTATTCAGAAAAATTTGGGGCCTAAAAGCAAG GTCCTTATTCTCAGAAACCATGGCTTAGTATCAGTTGGAGAGACTGTTGAGGAGGCTTTCTACTATATTCATAACCTAGTGCTTGCCTGTGAGATACAA GTACGTACCCTGGCCAGTGCAGGTGGCCCTGACAACTTAGTGCTTCTTGATCCTGGCAAGTATAAAGCCAAGTCTCGTTCCCCTGAGTCCCCAGCAGGTGAGGGTACTGTATCCCATCCCAAATGGCAGATTGGTGAACAGGAATTCGAAGCTCTTATGCGAATGCTGGATAATCTG GGTTACAGAACCGGCTACCCATATAGATGCCCTGCTCTGAGAGAGAAATCTAAAAAGTACAGCGATGTTGAGATTCCAGCTAGTGTCACAGGTTACTCCTTTACTAGTGATGGTGAATCAGGCATTTCCTCCCCCCTCAGACACAGTTTTCAGAAACAGCAGCGAGAGAAGACAAGGTGGCTGAACTCTGGCCGAGGGGATGATGCTTCTGAAGAAGGGCAGAATGGCAGCAGTCCCAAGTCGAAGACTAAGGTGTGGACGAACATTACACACGATCACGTGAAACCCTTGCTGCAGTCTCTCTCGTCCGGTGTCTGCGTGCCAAGCTGTATTACCAACTGCTTG TGGACTAAAGAGGATGGACATAGAACTGCCACCTCTGCTGTCCCTAATCTGTTTGTTCCATTGAACACCAATCCAAAGGAGGTCCAAGAAATGAGGAACAAG ATCCGAGAACAAAATTTGCAGGATATTAAAACAGCAGGCCCTCAGTCACAGGTTCTTTCTGGGGTAGTTGTGGACAGGAGCCTTGTACAG GATGCTCCCCTCTCAGACTGTACGGAATCTATTGAAGGGCTCGATCTCACAGAGCAGGCCTTTAGTCCCGCTAAATCTCTGTCTGTTAGAAAG GGAGAACTGGTGACTGCATCAAAGGCAATAATTGAGAAAGAATATCAACCAAAAGTCATAGTGAGCACAACAGGACCAAATCCCTTCAATAAACTCACTGATCGAGAACTGGAAGAATATCGCAAAGAAgtagaaagaaagcagaagggaCCAGAAG AGCCTTCAGAAGATGGCAGgccacagaaagagaaaagcccCCCTGACCCCAGTTCAGCTCGCACTCCTCCCAGCACGCCGATTAAAATAGAGGAAG AGACACGGCAGGACCAGACCTACAGAGATGACAGTGATGCTGCAACCTTCAAGCAAACCCTCCCAGATCTCACCCCTGATGAGCCTTCGGAAGCACTCAGCTTCCCTCCCttaggaaaggaggaagggagatgTGATCATGATGTGCCCAAAAGCCAAACGGAACCACCTgcagtggaaaataaagaaCCCCAGTCCCAACCCACTGAAGAGCCAGCAACACCAACAGctgaggaggggacagcagctgaTGCAGGTAGTGATGAATCTCCAGGGAAGTCCCcgtcaaaaaagaaaaagaagttccgcactccttccttcctgaagaagagcaaaaagaaGAGTGACTCCTAA
- the ADD1 gene encoding alpha-adducin isoform X4, with product MNGDSGVGVVTSPPPTTAPHKERYFDRVDENNPEYLRERNMAPDLRQDFNMMEQKKRVSMILQSPAFCEELESMIQEQFKKGKNPTGLLALQQIADFMTAHVPNVYPAAPQGGMAALNMSLGMVTPVNDLRGSDSIAYEKGEKLLRCKLAAFYRLADLFGWSQLIYNHITARVNSEQEHFLIVPFGLLYSEVTASSLVKINIQGDVVDRGSTNLGVNQAGFTLHSAIYAARPDVKCIVHIHTPAGAAVSAMKCGLLPISPEALSLGEVAYHDYHGILVDDEEKVVIQKNLGPKSKVLILRNHGLVSVGETVEEAFYYIHNLVLACEIQVRTLASAGGPDNLVLLDPGKYKAKSRSPESPAGEGTVSHPKWQIGEQEFEALMRMLDNLGYRTGYPYRCPALREKSKKYSDVEIPASVTGYSFTSDGESGISSPLRHSFQKQQREKTRWLNSGRGDDASEEGQNGSSPKSKTKWTKEDGHRTATSAVPNLFVPLNTNPKEVQEMRNKIREQNLQDIKTAGPQSQVLSGVVVDRSLVQDAPLSDCTESIEGLDLTEQAFSPAKSLSVRKGELVTASKAIIEKEYQPKVIVSTTGPNPFNKLTDRELEEYRKEVERKQKGPEEPSEDGRPQKEKSPPDPSSARTPPSTPIKIEEETRQDQTYRDDSDAATFKQTLPDLTPDEPSEALSFPPLGKEEGRCDHDVPKSQTEPPAVENKEPQSQPTEEPATPTAEEGTAADAGSDESPGKSPSKKKKKFRTPSFLKKSKKKSDS from the exons GCCTTCTGTGAAGAATTGGAATCCATGATCCAGGAACAGTTTAAGAAGGGGAAGAACCCAACAGGTTTATTGGCTTTGCAGCAGATTGCGGATTTCATGACAGCGCACGTACCAAATGTCTACCCTGCAGCACCTCAAGGCGGAATGGCTGCGTTAAACATGA GTCTTGGCATGGTAACACCAGTAAATGATCTAAGAGGGTCCGATTCCATTGCTTATGAAAAAGGGGAGAAGTTGTTACGATGCAAATTGGCAGCTTTCTACAGATTAGCAGATCTCTTTGGCTGGTCTCAGCTTATTTACAATCATATAACA GCCAGAGTAAACTCTGAGCAAGAGCATTTCCTTATTGTACCTTTTGGACTCCTCTACAGTGAAGTCACTGCATCTAGTCTG GTTAAAATCAATATTCAGGGAGACGTGGTTGATCGTGGAAGCACTAACTTGGGAGTAAACCAAGCTGGTTTTACGTTGCACTCAGCAATTTATGCAGCTCGACCTGATGTCAAATGCATTGTCCATATCCACacaccagcaggagcagcg GTTTCTGCAATGAAGTGTGGTCTCTTGCCAATTTCACCTGAAGCACTTTCTCTAGGGGAAGTAGCATATCATGACTACCATGGTATTTTAGTGGATGATGAAGAAAAGGTGGTTATTCAGAAAAATTTGGGGCCTAAAAGCAAG GTCCTTATTCTCAGAAACCATGGCTTAGTATCAGTTGGAGAGACTGTTGAGGAGGCTTTCTACTATATTCATAACCTAGTGCTTGCCTGTGAGATACAA GTACGTACCCTGGCCAGTGCAGGTGGCCCTGACAACTTAGTGCTTCTTGATCCTGGCAAGTATAAAGCCAAGTCTCGTTCCCCTGAGTCCCCAGCAGGTGAGGGTACTGTATCCCATCCCAAATGGCAGATTGGTGAACAGGAATTCGAAGCTCTTATGCGAATGCTGGATAATCTG GGTTACAGAACCGGCTACCCATATAGATGCCCTGCTCTGAGAGAGAAATCTAAAAAGTACAGCGATGTTGAGATTCCAGCTAGTGTCACAGGTTACTCCTTTACTAGTGATGGTGAATCAGGCATTTCCTCCCCCCTCAGACACAGTTTTCAGAAACAGCAGCGAGAGAAGACAAGGTGGCTGAACTCTGGCCGAGGGGATGATGCTTCTGAAGAAGGGCAGAATGGCAGCAGTCCCAAGTCGAAGACTAAG TGGACTAAAGAGGATGGACATAGAACTGCCACCTCTGCTGTCCCTAATCTGTTTGTTCCATTGAACACCAATCCAAAGGAGGTCCAAGAAATGAGGAACAAG ATCCGAGAACAAAATTTGCAGGATATTAAAACAGCAGGCCCTCAGTCACAGGTTCTTTCTGGGGTAGTTGTGGACAGGAGCCTTGTACAG GATGCTCCCCTCTCAGACTGTACGGAATCTATTGAAGGGCTCGATCTCACAGAGCAGGCCTTTAGTCCCGCTAAATCTCTGTCTGTTAGAAAG GGAGAACTGGTGACTGCATCAAAGGCAATAATTGAGAAAGAATATCAACCAAAAGTCATAGTGAGCACAACAGGACCAAATCCCTTCAATAAACTCACTGATCGAGAACTGGAAGAATATCGCAAAGAAgtagaaagaaagcagaagggaCCAGAAG AGCCTTCAGAAGATGGCAGgccacagaaagagaaaagcccCCCTGACCCCAGTTCAGCTCGCACTCCTCCCAGCACGCCGATTAAAATAGAGGAAG AGACACGGCAGGACCAGACCTACAGAGATGACAGTGATGCTGCAACCTTCAAGCAAACCCTCCCAGATCTCACCCCTGATGAGCCTTCGGAAGCACTCAGCTTCCCTCCCttaggaaaggaggaagggagatgTGATCATGATGTGCCCAAAAGCCAAACGGAACCACCTgcagtggaaaataaagaaCCCCAGTCCCAACCCACTGAAGAGCCAGCAACACCAACAGctgaggaggggacagcagctgaTGCAGGTAGTGATGAATCTCCAGGGAAGTCCCcgtcaaaaaagaaaaagaagttccgcactccttccttcctgaagaagagcaaaaagaaGAGTGACTCCTAA
- the ADD1 gene encoding alpha-adducin isoform X1 produces the protein MNGDSGVGVVTSPPPTTAPHKERYFDRVDENNPEYLRERNMAPDLRQDFNMMEQKKRVSMILQSPAFCEELESMIQEQFKKGKNPTGLLALQQIADFMTAHVPNVYPAAPQGGMAALNMSLGMVTPVNDLRGSDSIAYEKGEKLLRCKLAAFYRLADLFGWSQLIYNHITARVNSEQEHFLIVPFGLLYSEVTASSLVKINIQGDVVDRGSTNLGVNQAGFTLHSAIYAARPDVKCIVHIHTPAGAAVSAMKCGLLPISPEALSLGEVAYHDYHGILVDDEEKVVIQKNLGPKSKVLILRNHGLVSVGETVEEAFYYIHNLVLACEIQVRTLASAGGPDNLVLLDPGKYKAKSRSPESPAGEGTVSHPKWQIGEQEFEALMRMLDNLGYRTGYPYRCPALREKSKKYSDVEIPASVTGYSFTSDGESGISSPLRHSFQKQQREKTRWLNSGRGDDASEEGQNGSSPKSKTKVWTNITHDHVKPLLQSLSSGVCVPSCITNCLWTKEDGHRTATSAVPNLFVPLNTNPKEVQEMRNKIREQNLQDIKTAGPQSQVLSGVVVDRSLVQRVTVYKDAPLSDCTESIEGLDLTEQAFSPAKSLSVRKGELVTASKAIIEKEYQPKVIVSTTGPNPFNKLTDRELEEYRKEVERKQKGPEEPSEDGRPQKEKSPPDPSSARTPPSTPIKIEEETRQDQTYRDDSDAATFKQTLPDLTPDEPSEALSFPPLGKEEGRCDHDVPKSQTEPPAVENKEPQSQPTEEPATPTAEEGTAADAGSDESPGKSPSKKKKKFRTPSFLKKSKKKSDS, from the exons GCCTTCTGTGAAGAATTGGAATCCATGATCCAGGAACAGTTTAAGAAGGGGAAGAACCCAACAGGTTTATTGGCTTTGCAGCAGATTGCGGATTTCATGACAGCGCACGTACCAAATGTCTACCCTGCAGCACCTCAAGGCGGAATGGCTGCGTTAAACATGA GTCTTGGCATGGTAACACCAGTAAATGATCTAAGAGGGTCCGATTCCATTGCTTATGAAAAAGGGGAGAAGTTGTTACGATGCAAATTGGCAGCTTTCTACAGATTAGCAGATCTCTTTGGCTGGTCTCAGCTTATTTACAATCATATAACA GCCAGAGTAAACTCTGAGCAAGAGCATTTCCTTATTGTACCTTTTGGACTCCTCTACAGTGAAGTCACTGCATCTAGTCTG GTTAAAATCAATATTCAGGGAGACGTGGTTGATCGTGGAAGCACTAACTTGGGAGTAAACCAAGCTGGTTTTACGTTGCACTCAGCAATTTATGCAGCTCGACCTGATGTCAAATGCATTGTCCATATCCACacaccagcaggagcagcg GTTTCTGCAATGAAGTGTGGTCTCTTGCCAATTTCACCTGAAGCACTTTCTCTAGGGGAAGTAGCATATCATGACTACCATGGTATTTTAGTGGATGATGAAGAAAAGGTGGTTATTCAGAAAAATTTGGGGCCTAAAAGCAAG GTCCTTATTCTCAGAAACCATGGCTTAGTATCAGTTGGAGAGACTGTTGAGGAGGCTTTCTACTATATTCATAACCTAGTGCTTGCCTGTGAGATACAA GTACGTACCCTGGCCAGTGCAGGTGGCCCTGACAACTTAGTGCTTCTTGATCCTGGCAAGTATAAAGCCAAGTCTCGTTCCCCTGAGTCCCCAGCAGGTGAGGGTACTGTATCCCATCCCAAATGGCAGATTGGTGAACAGGAATTCGAAGCTCTTATGCGAATGCTGGATAATCTG GGTTACAGAACCGGCTACCCATATAGATGCCCTGCTCTGAGAGAGAAATCTAAAAAGTACAGCGATGTTGAGATTCCAGCTAGTGTCACAGGTTACTCCTTTACTAGTGATGGTGAATCAGGCATTTCCTCCCCCCTCAGACACAGTTTTCAGAAACAGCAGCGAGAGAAGACAAGGTGGCTGAACTCTGGCCGAGGGGATGATGCTTCTGAAGAAGGGCAGAATGGCAGCAGTCCCAAGTCGAAGACTAAGGTGTGGACGAACATTACACACGATCACGTGAAACCCTTGCTGCAGTCTCTCTCGTCCGGTGTCTGCGTGCCAAGCTGTATTACCAACTGCTTG TGGACTAAAGAGGATGGACATAGAACTGCCACCTCTGCTGTCCCTAATCTGTTTGTTCCATTGAACACCAATCCAAAGGAGGTCCAAGAAATGAGGAACAAG ATCCGAGAACAAAATTTGCAGGATATTAAAACAGCAGGCCCTCAGTCACAGGTTCTTTCTGGGGTAGTTGTGGACAGGAGCCTTGTACAG AGAGTAACTGTTTATAAG GATGCTCCCCTCTCAGACTGTACGGAATCTATTGAAGGGCTCGATCTCACAGAGCAGGCCTTTAGTCCCGCTAAATCTCTGTCTGTTAGAAAG GGAGAACTGGTGACTGCATCAAAGGCAATAATTGAGAAAGAATATCAACCAAAAGTCATAGTGAGCACAACAGGACCAAATCCCTTCAATAAACTCACTGATCGAGAACTGGAAGAATATCGCAAAGAAgtagaaagaaagcagaagggaCCAGAAG AGCCTTCAGAAGATGGCAGgccacagaaagagaaaagcccCCCTGACCCCAGTTCAGCTCGCACTCCTCCCAGCACGCCGATTAAAATAGAGGAAG AGACACGGCAGGACCAGACCTACAGAGATGACAGTGATGCTGCAACCTTCAAGCAAACCCTCCCAGATCTCACCCCTGATGAGCCTTCGGAAGCACTCAGCTTCCCTCCCttaggaaaggaggaagggagatgTGATCATGATGTGCCCAAAAGCCAAACGGAACCACCTgcagtggaaaataaagaaCCCCAGTCCCAACCCACTGAAGAGCCAGCAACACCAACAGctgaggaggggacagcagctgaTGCAGGTAGTGATGAATCTCCAGGGAAGTCCCcgtcaaaaaagaaaaagaagttccgcactccttccttcctgaagaagagcaaaaagaaGAGTGACTCCTAA
- the ADD1 gene encoding alpha-adducin isoform X5, translated as MNGDSGVGVVTSPPPTTAPHKERYFDRVDENNPEYLRERNMAPDLRQDFNMMEQKKRVSMILQSPAFCEELESMIQEQFKKGKNPTGLLALQQIADFMTAHVPNVYPAAPQGGMAALNMSLGMVTPVNDLRGSDSIAYEKGEKLLRCKLAAFYRLADLFGWSQLIYNHITARVNSEQEHFLIVPFGLLYSEVTASSLVKINIQGDVVDRGSTNLGVNQAGFTLHSAIYAARPDVKCIVHIHTPAGAAVSAMKCGLLPISPEALSLGEVAYHDYHGILVDDEEKVVIQKNLGPKSKVLILRNHGLVSVGETVEEAFYYIHNLVLACEIQVRTLASAGGPDNLVLLDPGKYKAKSRSPESPAGEGTVSHPKWQIGEQEFEALMRMLDNLGYRTGYPYRCPALREKSKKYSDVEIPASVTGYSFTSDGESGISSPLRHSFQKQQREKTRWLNSGRGDDASEEGQNGSSPKSKTKWTKEDGHRTATSAVPNLFVPLNTNPKEVQEMRNKIREQNLQDIKTAGPQSQVLSGVVVDRSLVQGELVTASKAIIEKEYQPKVIVSTTGPNPFNKLTDRELEEYRKEVERKQKGPEEPSEDGRPQKEKSPPDPSSARTPPSTPIKIEEETRQDQTYRDDSDAATFKQTLPDLTPDEPSEALSFPPLGKEEGRCDHDVPKSQTEPPAVENKEPQSQPTEEPATPTAEEGTAADAGSDESPGKSPSKKKKKFRTPSFLKKSKKKSDS; from the exons GCCTTCTGTGAAGAATTGGAATCCATGATCCAGGAACAGTTTAAGAAGGGGAAGAACCCAACAGGTTTATTGGCTTTGCAGCAGATTGCGGATTTCATGACAGCGCACGTACCAAATGTCTACCCTGCAGCACCTCAAGGCGGAATGGCTGCGTTAAACATGA GTCTTGGCATGGTAACACCAGTAAATGATCTAAGAGGGTCCGATTCCATTGCTTATGAAAAAGGGGAGAAGTTGTTACGATGCAAATTGGCAGCTTTCTACAGATTAGCAGATCTCTTTGGCTGGTCTCAGCTTATTTACAATCATATAACA GCCAGAGTAAACTCTGAGCAAGAGCATTTCCTTATTGTACCTTTTGGACTCCTCTACAGTGAAGTCACTGCATCTAGTCTG GTTAAAATCAATATTCAGGGAGACGTGGTTGATCGTGGAAGCACTAACTTGGGAGTAAACCAAGCTGGTTTTACGTTGCACTCAGCAATTTATGCAGCTCGACCTGATGTCAAATGCATTGTCCATATCCACacaccagcaggagcagcg GTTTCTGCAATGAAGTGTGGTCTCTTGCCAATTTCACCTGAAGCACTTTCTCTAGGGGAAGTAGCATATCATGACTACCATGGTATTTTAGTGGATGATGAAGAAAAGGTGGTTATTCAGAAAAATTTGGGGCCTAAAAGCAAG GTCCTTATTCTCAGAAACCATGGCTTAGTATCAGTTGGAGAGACTGTTGAGGAGGCTTTCTACTATATTCATAACCTAGTGCTTGCCTGTGAGATACAA GTACGTACCCTGGCCAGTGCAGGTGGCCCTGACAACTTAGTGCTTCTTGATCCTGGCAAGTATAAAGCCAAGTCTCGTTCCCCTGAGTCCCCAGCAGGTGAGGGTACTGTATCCCATCCCAAATGGCAGATTGGTGAACAGGAATTCGAAGCTCTTATGCGAATGCTGGATAATCTG GGTTACAGAACCGGCTACCCATATAGATGCCCTGCTCTGAGAGAGAAATCTAAAAAGTACAGCGATGTTGAGATTCCAGCTAGTGTCACAGGTTACTCCTTTACTAGTGATGGTGAATCAGGCATTTCCTCCCCCCTCAGACACAGTTTTCAGAAACAGCAGCGAGAGAAGACAAGGTGGCTGAACTCTGGCCGAGGGGATGATGCTTCTGAAGAAGGGCAGAATGGCAGCAGTCCCAAGTCGAAGACTAAG TGGACTAAAGAGGATGGACATAGAACTGCCACCTCTGCTGTCCCTAATCTGTTTGTTCCATTGAACACCAATCCAAAGGAGGTCCAAGAAATGAGGAACAAG ATCCGAGAACAAAATTTGCAGGATATTAAAACAGCAGGCCCTCAGTCACAGGTTCTTTCTGGGGTAGTTGTGGACAGGAGCCTTGTACAG GGAGAACTGGTGACTGCATCAAAGGCAATAATTGAGAAAGAATATCAACCAAAAGTCATAGTGAGCACAACAGGACCAAATCCCTTCAATAAACTCACTGATCGAGAACTGGAAGAATATCGCAAAGAAgtagaaagaaagcagaagggaCCAGAAG AGCCTTCAGAAGATGGCAGgccacagaaagagaaaagcccCCCTGACCCCAGTTCAGCTCGCACTCCTCCCAGCACGCCGATTAAAATAGAGGAAG AGACACGGCAGGACCAGACCTACAGAGATGACAGTGATGCTGCAACCTTCAAGCAAACCCTCCCAGATCTCACCCCTGATGAGCCTTCGGAAGCACTCAGCTTCCCTCCCttaggaaaggaggaagggagatgTGATCATGATGTGCCCAAAAGCCAAACGGAACCACCTgcagtggaaaataaagaaCCCCAGTCCCAACCCACTGAAGAGCCAGCAACACCAACAGctgaggaggggacagcagctgaTGCAGGTAGTGATGAATCTCCAGGGAAGTCCCcgtcaaaaaagaaaaagaagttccgcactccttccttcctgaagaagagcaaaaagaaGAGTGACTCCTAA